From the Cupriavidus necator N-1 genome, one window contains:
- a CDS encoding cold-shock protein, whose protein sequence is MATGIVKWFNSEKGYGFITPDDGGKDLFAHHSEIQGTGFKSLEEGARVEFEVTQGQKGPQASQIRPL, encoded by the coding sequence ATGGCGACTGGCATCGTGAAGTGGTTTAACAGTGAAAAGGGCTATGGGTTCATCACGCCGGATGATGGCGGCAAGGACTTGTTTGCCCACCACAGCGAAATCCAGGGCACCGGGTTCAAATCGCTGGAGGAAGGCGCGAGGGTGGAATTTGAAGTCACGCAAGGTCAGAAAGGCCCACAAGCGTCACAGATTCGCCCGCTATAG
- a CDS encoding penicillin-binding protein 1A: MLTLAAVPALFLLYVLALVPFTPGIGDIRKARIDRPALIVSADGRVIDEFKPVNREWVSLGQISPYMVAALVATEDRRFYEHYGIDWLRTASAALHTFSGDRQGGSTITQQLARNLYPDEVGRAPTLARKIREAITALKIEAVYSKDQILETYLNNVPFLYNAYGVEMAARTYFGKSAHQLDILESATLVGMLKANSTYNPVLNPERALERRNTVLGQMNKYGKLKPDAYSWLSRQPLNVNFELQTAPRSAAPHFSALLRKWLIAWASRNGYNIYADGLVVRTTMDYRLQAMAVQAMDWQASQLQWIANGAWNERTGCWPGNDLFRTFIRQTPDYRAARDAGQSDQAALRKLGTNPTFVRALCRSKTQVQAGFVAIDPRNGDIKAWVGSRDFSDAPFDHVQQARRQPGSTFKPFVYGAAFADGARPSDTIVDRNVAIPLAGQATWRPTDAAPPTDRPMTLRDALVYSRNRVTAQLMQKERPEKVARLARAMGVRDSPLEAVPSLALGTSPVTLKEMVSAYSTIANRGAYVEPRMVTRIEDHDGKVLAEFASAAPEQALPAAAAQTLVDVMRDVVIRGTGAGIRTRFGIRADVAGKTGTTQDNADGWFILMHPQLVAGAWVGFDDGRVTLGNDWGQGAHSALPMVGAFYDMALRARVIDPDARLTPETRAPRKVQAQQHRHFLFWRF, encoded by the coding sequence ATGCTGACGCTCGCCGCAGTGCCGGCGCTGTTTCTGCTGTACGTGCTGGCGCTCGTGCCGTTTACGCCGGGCATCGGCGACATCCGCAAAGCCCGCATCGACCGCCCAGCGCTGATCGTATCGGCCGACGGCAGAGTGATCGACGAATTCAAACCGGTCAATCGCGAGTGGGTATCGCTCGGGCAGATCTCGCCGTACATGGTGGCTGCATTGGTCGCCACCGAAGATCGCCGCTTTTATGAGCATTACGGGATCGACTGGCTGCGTACCGCGTCGGCCGCGCTGCATACGTTCTCTGGCGACCGGCAGGGAGGCTCGACGATCACGCAGCAGCTCGCGCGCAACCTGTATCCCGACGAAGTCGGCCGCGCGCCGACCCTCGCGCGCAAGATCAGGGAAGCGATCACGGCGCTCAAGATCGAAGCCGTGTACAGCAAGGACCAGATCCTTGAGACGTACCTGAACAATGTGCCGTTCCTGTATAACGCCTACGGCGTGGAAATGGCCGCACGCACCTACTTCGGCAAATCGGCGCATCAGCTCGACATCCTCGAAAGCGCGACACTCGTCGGCATGCTGAAGGCCAACAGCACCTACAACCCGGTCCTGAATCCCGAGCGCGCACTGGAGCGGCGAAACACGGTGCTCGGGCAGATGAACAAGTACGGCAAGCTCAAGCCCGATGCTTACTCCTGGTTGAGCCGGCAACCGCTTAACGTCAATTTCGAACTGCAGACCGCGCCACGAAGCGCGGCGCCGCATTTTTCCGCGCTGCTGCGCAAATGGCTGATCGCATGGGCCAGCCGCAATGGCTACAACATATACGCCGACGGGCTGGTCGTGCGCACGACCATGGATTACCGTCTGCAGGCGATGGCGGTGCAGGCGATGGACTGGCAGGCGAGCCAGCTGCAATGGATCGCGAACGGGGCGTGGAACGAACGCACGGGCTGTTGGCCTGGCAACGACCTGTTCCGGACGTTCATCCGGCAAACGCCCGACTATCGCGCCGCACGCGATGCTGGTCAATCGGATCAGGCGGCGCTCAGGAAACTCGGCACCAACCCGACGTTCGTCCGCGCACTCTGCCGGAGCAAGACTCAGGTCCAGGCGGGTTTTGTCGCGATCGATCCGCGCAACGGCGATATCAAGGCATGGGTCGGTAGTCGCGACTTCAGTGACGCACCGTTCGATCACGTTCAACAGGCCCGGCGCCAGCCGGGTTCGACTTTCAAGCCGTTCGTCTACGGGGCGGCGTTCGCGGACGGCGCGCGGCCAAGCGATACGATCGTAGACCGGAACGTCGCCATTCCACTGGCCGGCCAGGCGACCTGGCGGCCTACCGACGCGGCGCCGCCCACCGACCGGCCGATGACGCTGCGCGACGCGCTAGTGTATTCGCGCAACCGCGTCACCGCTCAGCTCATGCAAAAGGAACGCCCCGAGAAGGTCGCACGGCTTGCGCGCGCGATGGGCGTGCGCGACAGTCCGCTCGAAGCGGTGCCGTCGCTCGCGCTCGGCACGAGCCCGGTCACGCTCAAGGAAATGGTATCGGCGTACAGCACGATCGCGAACCGTGGCGCCTATGTCGAGCCGCGCATGGTTACCCGCATCGAGGATCACGACGGCAAGGTGCTCGCCGAATTTGCGAGCGCAGCGCCGGAGCAGGCACTGCCCGCCGCCGCCGCGCAAACGCTCGTCGATGTGATGCGCGACGTCGTTATCCGGGGCACCGGCGCAGGTATCCGGACGCGCTTCGGGATTCGCGCCGACGTGGCCGGCAAGACGGGCACCACGCAGGACAACGCGGATGGCTGGTTCATCCTGATGCATCCGCAACTGGTCGCGGGCGCGTGGGTGGGTTTTGACGATGGACGTGTGACGCTCGGCAACGACTGGGGCCAGGGCGCGCATAGCGCCCTGCCGATGGTGGGCGCGTTCTACGATATGGCGCTGCGTGCGCGGGTGATCGATCCGGACGCGCGGCTCACCCCTGAGACCAGGGCTCCTCGCAAGGTCCAGGCGCAACAGCATCGGCACTTCCTGTTCTGGAGGTTTTGA
- a CDS encoding pseudouridine-5'-phosphate glycosidase encodes MVADLARSWLTFSAPVAAAQAAGRPLVALESTIIAHGMPYPENVRTAREVEALIRDLGAEPATIALIGGRIRIGLSDDELELLGRSDRVHKVSRRDLPAVLAGGGLGATTVAGTMICAALAGIEVFVTGGIGGVHLGAQETFDISADLQELARTSVVVVCAGAKSILDIGLTLEYLETHGVPVLSCEQDNVAAFYTRDSGFRADFRLDNAAEQARFIRTKWDLGLAGGVVLSTPVPQAAAMTSGEIDALTQQALAEATAQGITGKAVTPFLLARIKALTSGRSLATNIALVKHNAEVGARLALALAAIGQPVR; translated from the coding sequence ATGGTTGCCGACCTTGCCCGCTCCTGGTTGACCTTCAGTGCGCCTGTGGCCGCTGCACAGGCTGCCGGCCGCCCGCTCGTGGCGCTGGAATCGACCATCATCGCCCACGGCATGCCTTACCCGGAGAACGTTCGCACTGCGCGCGAAGTGGAGGCGCTGATCCGCGACCTGGGAGCCGAGCCTGCGACGATCGCGCTGATTGGCGGACGAATCCGCATCGGGCTTTCGGACGACGAACTGGAACTGCTCGGGCGCTCGGACCGGGTGCACAAGGTGAGCCGCCGCGACCTGCCAGCCGTGCTGGCCGGTGGCGGGCTCGGCGCCACGACAGTGGCCGGCACGATGATATGTGCCGCGCTGGCGGGCATTGAGGTCTTCGTCACCGGCGGGATTGGAGGCGTGCACCTCGGTGCGCAGGAGACCTTTGACATCTCGGCCGACCTGCAGGAACTGGCCAGGACCTCGGTGGTGGTGGTCTGTGCCGGGGCGAAGTCCATCCTGGACATCGGACTCACGCTGGAATACCTGGAAACACACGGCGTGCCGGTGCTCAGCTGTGAGCAAGACAATGTTGCTGCGTTCTACACGCGCGACAGCGGCTTTCGTGCTGACTTCAGGCTGGACAACGCGGCGGAGCAGGCGCGCTTCATCCGCACCAAGTGGGACTTGGGCCTGGCGGGCGGCGTGGTGTTGAGCACACCGGTGCCGCAAGCGGCAGCGATGACGTCCGGGGAGATCGACGCGCTGACTCAGCAGGCGCTCGCCGAGGCCACGGCGCAGGGGATCACCGGCAAGGCCGTGACGCCTTTCCTGCTGGCTCGCATCAAGGCGCTGACGAGCGGACGCAGCCTGGCGACAAACATCGCGCTCGTAAAACACAACGCCGAGGTGGGGGCAAGGCTGGCGCTGGCATTGGCGGCCATCGGGCAGCCGGTCAGGTGA
- a CDS encoding ParA family protein gives MRRVVFNQKGGVGKSTIVCNLAAISASEGLRTLVIDLDAQGNSTQYLLGAQAAEASPTAANFFETSLTYNFRPVEFTSFVHPTPFENLDVMPAHPDLDSLHGKLESRYKIYKLRDALLELEAVYDAIYIDTPPALNFYTRSALIAVERCLIPFDCDDFSRRALYTLLDNVKEIQQDHNDGLQVEGIVINQFQPRASLPQKLVDELVSEGLPVLESRLSASVKIRESHQHATPMIHLDPRHKLAQEYVALHRELAG, from the coding sequence ATGCGGCGCGTCGTCTTCAATCAGAAGGGTGGGGTCGGAAAATCGACCATTGTATGCAATCTCGCGGCGATCAGCGCCAGCGAGGGCTTGCGCACCCTGGTCATTGACCTCGATGCACAAGGTAACTCCACCCAGTACCTGCTTGGCGCGCAGGCCGCGGAGGCAAGTCCGACCGCGGCCAATTTTTTCGAGACCTCCCTGACCTACAACTTCAGGCCGGTGGAATTTACGTCCTTTGTCCACCCGACGCCGTTCGAGAACCTAGATGTGATGCCGGCGCATCCTGACCTGGATTCCCTCCACGGCAAGCTCGAGTCCCGCTACAAGATCTACAAGCTACGCGACGCCTTGCTCGAACTGGAGGCAGTCTATGACGCCATTTACATCGACACGCCACCGGCCCTGAATTTCTATACCCGCTCCGCACTGATCGCCGTGGAGCGCTGCCTGATCCCGTTCGATTGCGATGACTTCTCGCGCCGTGCCCTCTACACGCTGCTCGATAACGTGAAGGAAATCCAACAGGACCACAACGACGGGCTGCAGGTCGAGGGGATCGTGATCAACCAGTTCCAGCCGCGAGCCAGCCTGCCGCAGAAGCTCGTCGACGAACTGGTAAGCGAGGGCCTGCCGGTACTTGAATCGCGGCTGTCTGCATCGGTGAAGATCCGCGAATCGCATCAGCATGCCACCCCCATGATCCATCTGGATCCGCGCCACAAGCTTGCGCAGGAATACGTGGCGTTGCACCGCGAGCTGGCTGGTTGA
- a CDS encoding LysR family transcriptional regulator: MSIAPDKLVHNLVSRLRLRHLPLLLALERQRSVSRVAAELNLSQPAVTKTLREIEDIFMAPLFTRTRRGLEPTPTGRAVLAHARLTLSDADALGRELAAIESGLSGRLRIGVIPYISRSVLDAACTFGLAQTPRISVLVREGTTDELVSALREHELDCVVARTFYAPGADIAQQPLYREEPALVVPTAAAARLARGPLDWRQLAERDWILPPPNTPIRRTINTIFAVAGVAQPTPIVETYSIKTMATLMRKHPAATTIVPKAVASELADSKGATALPHALSWDLPPVGVMWRRQAVDDEVVTALVACLGALRWEEE, from the coding sequence GTGTCTATCGCCCCCGACAAGCTGGTCCACAACCTGGTGTCCCGCCTGCGCCTCAGGCACCTGCCGCTGCTGCTGGCGCTGGAGCGCCAGCGCTCGGTGTCGCGGGTGGCTGCCGAGCTCAACCTGTCGCAGCCGGCCGTCACCAAGACTCTGCGCGAGATTGAAGACATCTTCATGGCGCCGCTGTTCACCCGCACCCGGCGCGGACTGGAGCCCACGCCCACCGGCCGTGCGGTGCTGGCGCATGCCAGGCTGACGCTGTCCGATGCCGATGCGCTGGGGCGCGAACTGGCAGCGATCGAGTCCGGGCTGTCGGGCCGGCTGCGCATCGGCGTGATTCCGTACATCAGCCGCAGCGTGCTCGACGCCGCCTGCACCTTCGGCCTGGCCCAGACACCGCGGATCTCGGTGCTGGTACGCGAAGGCACCACCGACGAACTGGTCAGCGCACTGCGCGAGCACGAACTGGACTGCGTGGTGGCGCGCACTTTCTATGCGCCGGGCGCGGACATCGCGCAGCAGCCGCTGTATCGCGAAGAACCGGCGCTGGTTGTGCCCACCGCGGCAGCGGCCCGGCTGGCGCGCGGCCCGCTCGACTGGCGCCAGCTGGCCGAGCGCGACTGGATACTGCCACCGCCCAACACGCCGATCCGGCGCACCATCAACACCATCTTTGCGGTGGCGGGGGTGGCGCAGCCCACGCCGATCGTCGAGACCTATTCGATCAAGACCATGGCTACGCTGATGCGCAAGCATCCGGCGGCAACGACCATCGTGCCGAAGGCGGTGGCCAGCGAACTGGCCGATTCCAAGGGGGCGACTGCGTTGCCGCATGCGCTTAGCTGGGATCTGCCACCGGTGGGGGTGATGTGGCGGCGGCAGGCGGTGGACGATGAAGTGGTGACGGCGCTGGTTGCTTGCCTGGGGGCGTTGCGGTGGGAGGAAGAGTGA
- a CDS encoding gamma-glutamyltransferase family protein has translation MFTTRPEIVGTFGVAASTHWLATQTAMGVLERGGNAFDAAVAAGFVLQVVEPHLNGPGGEVPIVYWNERERAMRTVCGQGPAPALADPGALRAMGLDLVPGIGLIPAAVPGAFGAWLTMLREHGTWSLADVLAPAIGYARDGFPLVPRISRAILAVQALFRDEWQSSARTWLPDGKVPRPGSLHTLPALAATYTRIIEEAQRHSDTRTGQIDAALDCWYRGFVAQEIDAYCRNTPVRDTTGDKHTGLLRYDDMASWAPEIEAPVTLDFGRYTVAKCGVWSQGPVFLQQLGMLRHAALEQHAPDSPEFVHRIAEATKLAMADRLAWYGDPHFAPSPLAALLDDGYLAARAQRIGTRAALSLDPGMVNGMAPRLPDLAAAERTLQRADVRFGVGEPTFAELPPVAEWAEQEIFVGDTCHIDVIDRHGNMVAATPSGGWLSSSPTIPSLGFALNTRLQMTWLEPGLPNTLAPGQRPCTTLSPSLALRDGEPYMVFGTPGGDQQDQWSLAFFLRHAVHGMNLQEAIDAPAWHIDHFPASFWPRQTVLNRISVESRFPEATLAALRELGHEVRIGEPWSEGRMSACSRERDPRGRLVLRAGANPRGMQGYAVGR, from the coding sequence ATGTTCACCACCCGTCCCGAGATCGTTGGCACCTTTGGCGTCGCCGCCTCCACGCACTGGCTGGCGACGCAGACCGCCATGGGCGTGCTCGAGCGCGGCGGCAACGCCTTCGACGCCGCTGTCGCCGCCGGCTTTGTGCTGCAGGTGGTCGAGCCTCACCTGAACGGCCCCGGCGGCGAAGTGCCGATCGTCTACTGGAACGAGCGCGAACGCGCCATGCGCACTGTCTGCGGCCAGGGCCCGGCCCCGGCGCTGGCCGATCCGGGCGCGCTGCGCGCCATGGGCCTGGACCTGGTGCCCGGCATCGGCCTGATACCTGCCGCCGTGCCCGGGGCCTTCGGTGCGTGGCTGACGATGCTGCGCGAGCACGGCACGTGGTCGCTGGCCGACGTGCTGGCGCCCGCCATCGGCTATGCCCGCGACGGCTTCCCGCTGGTGCCGCGCATCTCGCGCGCGATCCTGGCGGTGCAGGCACTGTTCCGCGACGAGTGGCAAAGCTCGGCACGGACGTGGCTGCCGGACGGCAAGGTGCCGCGCCCCGGCAGCCTGCATACGCTGCCGGCGCTGGCCGCCACCTACACCCGCATCATCGAGGAGGCCCAGCGCCACAGCGACACCCGCACCGGCCAGATCGATGCGGCGCTGGACTGCTGGTACCGCGGCTTCGTCGCGCAGGAGATCGACGCGTACTGCCGCAATACGCCGGTGCGCGATACCACCGGCGACAAGCACACCGGCCTCCTGCGCTACGACGACATGGCCAGCTGGGCGCCGGAGATCGAGGCCCCGGTCACGCTGGACTTCGGCCGCTACACCGTGGCCAAGTGTGGCGTCTGGAGCCAGGGGCCGGTGTTCCTGCAGCAGCTGGGCATGCTGCGCCACGCCGCTCTGGAGCAGCACGCGCCAGACTCGCCGGAATTCGTGCACCGCATTGCCGAGGCCACCAAGCTGGCCATGGCCGACCGGCTGGCGTGGTATGGCGATCCGCATTTTGCGCCGAGCCCGCTGGCGGCGCTGCTCGACGATGGCTACCTGGCGGCGCGCGCGCAACGCATCGGCACACGTGCGGCGTTGTCGCTTGACCCGGGCATGGTGAACGGCATGGCACCGCGCCTGCCCGACCTGGCCGCGGCCGAGCGCACGCTGCAGCGCGCCGACGTGCGCTTCGGCGTGGGCGAGCCGACCTTTGCCGAACTGCCGCCGGTAGCTGAATGGGCCGAGCAAGAAATCTTTGTCGGCGATACCTGCCATATCGACGTGATCGACCGCCACGGCAATATGGTCGCGGCGACGCCGTCGGGCGGCTGGCTGTCGTCGAGCCCGACCATTCCGTCGCTGGGCTTTGCCCTCAATACCCGCCTGCAGATGACCTGGCTGGAGCCCGGCCTGCCCAACACCCTCGCACCCGGCCAGCGGCCCTGCACCACGCTGTCGCCATCGCTGGCGCTGCGCGACGGCGAGCCATACATGGTGTTCGGCACGCCGGGCGGCGACCAGCAAGACCAGTGGTCGCTGGCGTTCTTCCTGCGCCATGCCGTCCACGGCATGAACCTGCAGGAGGCAATCGACGCGCCGGCCTGGCACATCGATCATTTCCCGGCATCGTTCTGGCCGCGCCAGACGGTGCTCAACCGCATCAGCGTCGAATCGCGCTTTCCCGAGGCGACCCTGGCTGCACTGCGTGAGCTCGGCCACGAAGTGCGTATTGGCGAGCCCTGGTCGGAGGGGCGCATGTCCGCCTGCTCGCGCGAGCGGGACCCCCGCGGCCGGCTCGTGCTGCGTGCCGGGGCGAACCCGCGCGGCATGCAGGGCTACGCGGTCGGACGCTGA
- a CDS encoding Bug family tripartite tricarboxylate transporter substrate binding protein: MKCVVKSLLRGIVVLALGVAGLAQASEAYPQKPITLIVPWAAGGSTDILARVLSEHLTRSLGQPVIVDNKPGASGNIGSAMVARAKPDGYTLLVGSMSTHAMNPALMQNMPFRGVEDFTPLGLLAYVTNTMVVHPSVPAQNVKELIAYAKANPGKLAYASAGSGSTNHLSAALFEKLAGVQLLHVPYKGGAPAVVDTVAGQTQLLFSAGTQTLPHVRAGKLRLLAVTESRRSPLLPNVATVAETLPGYELAVWYGAFGPKGMPADLTARLNREINAVMSMPEVKAKMNAIGVETTTSTPQQFGTILRRDADRYGKLIRELGIQGE, translated from the coding sequence ATGAAGTGCGTCGTGAAATCCCTGCTGCGCGGCATCGTCGTGCTGGCGCTTGGCGTCGCCGGGCTTGCCCAGGCAAGCGAAGCCTATCCGCAAAAGCCGATTACGCTGATCGTGCCTTGGGCGGCGGGCGGCTCGACGGATATCCTGGCGCGCGTGCTGTCCGAGCACCTGACCCGCTCGCTCGGCCAGCCGGTGATCGTCGACAACAAGCCGGGTGCCTCGGGCAACATCGGCTCCGCCATGGTCGCCCGTGCCAAGCCCGACGGCTACACCCTGCTGGTCGGTTCAATGAGCACGCACGCCATGAACCCTGCGCTGATGCAGAACATGCCGTTTCGGGGCGTCGAGGATTTCACCCCGCTGGGGCTGCTGGCGTATGTGACCAACACAATGGTGGTGCACCCGTCGGTGCCCGCGCAGAACGTGAAGGAACTGATCGCCTACGCAAAGGCCAATCCCGGCAAGCTGGCCTATGCCAGCGCCGGCTCTGGTTCCACCAACCACCTGAGCGCCGCGCTGTTCGAAAAGCTGGCCGGCGTCCAGCTGCTGCACGTCCCGTACAAGGGGGGAGCGCCAGCCGTGGTCGACACGGTCGCGGGCCAGACACAGCTGCTCTTCTCGGCCGGCACCCAGACGCTGCCGCATGTGAGGGCTGGCAAGCTGCGCCTGCTCGCCGTGACGGAGTCCAGGCGCTCACCGCTGCTGCCCAACGTGGCTACGGTGGCAGAGACCCTGCCCGGCTACGAGCTGGCGGTCTGGTACGGCGCCTTCGGCCCGAAGGGGATGCCGGCCGACCTGACCGCGCGCCTGAACCGCGAGATCAATGCCGTCATGTCGATGCCCGAGGTGAAGGCGAAGATGAATGCCATCGGCGTCGAAACGACCACATCGACACCGCAGCAGTTCGGCACCATCCTGCGCCGCGATGCCGACCGCTATGGCAAACTGATCCGCGAACTTGGCATCCAGGGGGAGTGA
- a CDS encoding GAF domain-containing protein, producing the protein MEAILGNPQQLIAQVNRLCDALQRAASPLATLDAIGHATMEMLGPGLLTINAWYADAAQIERLWSSSTTAYPVGGRKTKGDSPWKRQLLERGEVFVGEGDAALAEVFDDIDTIRSLGCRAVVNVPLCHAGRVIGTFNYLADRSVWSGAELAALRTMANLTVLAVKTRLASTE; encoded by the coding sequence GTGGAAGCAATTCTCGGCAATCCACAGCAGTTGATCGCGCAGGTGAACCGCCTGTGTGATGCCTTGCAGCGTGCGGCAAGTCCGCTTGCAACGCTCGACGCCATTGGGCACGCGACCATGGAGATGCTTGGCCCGGGGTTGCTGACCATCAATGCCTGGTATGCCGATGCCGCGCAGATCGAGCGGCTCTGGTCATCGAGTACTACCGCCTACCCCGTAGGCGGCCGCAAGACCAAGGGCGACAGCCCGTGGAAGCGTCAGCTGCTGGAGCGCGGTGAAGTCTTCGTCGGTGAAGGTGACGCGGCGCTCGCCGAGGTGTTCGACGATATCGACACCATCCGCTCGCTGGGCTGCAGGGCTGTTGTGAACGTGCCGCTCTGCCACGCGGGCAGGGTGATCGGGACGTTCAACTACCTAGCGGATCGGTCGGTCTGGTCTGGCGCCGAACTGGCCGCGTTGCGCACCATGGCCAACCTCACCGTACTGGCGGTCAAGACGCGGCTTGCATCCACCGAATGA
- a CDS encoding M20/M25/M40 family metallo-hydrolase: MPCRIFSLRAAVLFIAGATLAGTAAATAVEPVHQFARQEKPALIATLKDLVSIESGSKDIEGLDRIATLIRDRLAALGATEAKLVEPAEIYRMEDTPKQVGKMVMAQFKGSGKRNIMLIAHMDTVYLRGMLAQQPFRIEGDRAYGLGIADDKNGVAVILHTIAILQKMKFKDYGTLTVLINGDEEISSPGARAVLTRLGAQQDAVFSCEASRVTGDRLSLATSGIGSIYLTAQGKASHAGSAPEQGRNALYELSHQVLQMRDLSNPATGLKVNWTVSSSGTNRNVIPATATAQADVRVLRTADYDSLEKTLQERIRKQLIPDTKVDVKFERRRPPLEVSDPARKLAAHAQGIYAEIGETLQVHDTAEGGGTDAAFAAADTKAPVIERFGLRGFGAHSNDAEYVDLNSVTPRLYLLTRMIMDVSQDKAGR, translated from the coding sequence ATGCCTTGCCGCATTTTTTCTCTGCGCGCTGCCGTCCTGTTCATCGCCGGTGCCACGCTTGCCGGCACCGCCGCAGCCACCGCGGTCGAGCCGGTTCATCAGTTCGCACGACAGGAGAAGCCCGCACTCATCGCGACCTTGAAAGACCTTGTGTCGATCGAGTCCGGCAGCAAGGACATCGAAGGGCTGGACCGCATCGCCACGCTGATCCGGGACCGGCTGGCGGCACTGGGAGCCACCGAAGCCAAGCTGGTCGAGCCAGCCGAAATCTACCGGATGGAAGACACGCCCAAGCAAGTGGGCAAGATGGTGATGGCGCAGTTCAAGGGCAGCGGCAAGCGGAACATCATGCTGATCGCCCATATGGACACCGTGTACCTGCGCGGCATGCTGGCCCAGCAGCCCTTCCGCATCGAGGGTGACCGCGCCTACGGGCTGGGCATCGCCGACGACAAGAACGGCGTGGCCGTGATCCTGCACACCATCGCCATCCTGCAGAAGATGAAGTTCAAGGACTACGGCACGCTGACGGTGCTGATCAACGGCGACGAGGAAATCAGCTCGCCCGGTGCGCGGGCCGTGCTGACCCGGCTGGGCGCACAGCAGGATGCCGTGTTCTCATGCGAGGCCAGCCGCGTCACCGGCGACCGCCTGTCGCTGGCGACCAGTGGCATCGGTTCGATCTATCTCACGGCGCAGGGCAAGGCGTCGCACGCGGGCAGTGCGCCCGAGCAGGGCCGCAATGCGCTCTATGAACTGTCGCACCAGGTCCTGCAGATGCGCGACCTCTCCAATCCCGCCACCGGCCTCAAGGTCAACTGGACAGTCTCCTCGTCCGGCACCAATCGCAACGTGATCCCGGCCACCGCTACCGCGCAGGCAGACGTACGCGTGCTGCGCACCGCTGACTACGATAGCCTCGAGAAAACGCTGCAGGAACGCATCCGCAAGCAGCTCATTCCCGACACCAAGGTTGACGTGAAATTCGAGCGCCGCCGTCCCCCGCTGGAGGTAAGCGACCCAGCACGCAAGCTCGCCGCGCATGCGCAAGGCATCTATGCGGAGATCGGTGAAACGCTCCAGGTCCACGACACCGCGGAAGGCGGAGGCACCGATGCCGCCTTCGCGGCTGCGGACACCAAGGCGCCGGTGATCGAGCGCTTCGGGCTGCGAGGCTTCGGTGCTCACTCCAATGATGCCGAGTATGTCGATCTGAACTCGGTCACGCCGCGGTTGTACCTGCTGACGCGGATGATCATGGACGTCTCGCAGGACAAGGCTGGGCGTTAA